The uncultured Trichococcus sp. DNA segment TGGCGCAGCAGGAAGACCTGGATCGACAGCCAGCCTTTGTCCATATGGAAGGCGAAGACGTCGCGGTTCGTGTAGTCGCGGGACATGACCGTCTGTTTTTCCACGGTCGCCTCGATGTAGCTGATCTGGTCGCGGTAATCGGCAGCCTGTTCGAAATTCAGGCTGTCGGCGGCGCGGTGCATTTTTTCCCGCAGATCCTTTTTGATCTCCCTGACTTCGCCGTTCAGGAAAGCGGCAATCCGCTTGATTTGGGCATCGTATTCCTCTTTTGATACCTCATGGTCGCAGCAGCCGATGCATTGGCCCATATGGTAATAGAGGCAGGCGCGCTTTGAATTCTTGGCGCACTTGCGCAGCGGATAGATCTTCTGGATGAATTCCTGCGTCTCCGTCGCCGCGTAGACGTGCGGATAGGGACCGAAATAGATGCCGCCGTCATCCTCGACAGTCGAAGTGATGATGAGCTGCGGATCCTTTTCGTTCGTGACCTTCAGATAAGGATACATCGTCCCTTGCTTCAGCTTGATGTTGTATTTGGGCTGGTAACGCTTGATCAGGTTGATCTCCAGCAGCAGCGATTCCTTGTTCGTTTTGGTGACGATCGTTTCGAACCGCTCGATGTCCGCGACCAGCAGCTGCGTCTTGCCTTCGTGCTTGCTGTGGAAGTAGGATTTCACGCGGTTCTTCAGATTTTTGGCCTTGCCGATGTAGATGATTTCGTCATCCTTGTCCCGCATGATGTAGCAGCCGGGCAAGTCGGGCAGCAGCGCCAATTTTTGGTTGATTTCTTCTCTGCTCATCCGTTTCAATCCTTTTACTTTTAGTTGAGAATAGTATAACATGAATGGAAACATACGTTCAGCCGTTTGATTCCAAATGAAGGTGAACGCAGTCATTTTTGGGGACACATCACCGTCCGCGCAACAAGGAAGTGCAAACAGTGTGGTAAAAAATATGGAATATGAAAAGTGGCAGCGTCAAACCGCGCTCTTTTTGGGAAGTCAGACGATTTCCCTGTTCGGCTCGTCTCTTGTCCAATACGCGATATTCTGGTACCTGACCTTGGAAACAAAGTCCGGCGTCATCATGACCTTATCGACCATCTTCGGCTTTCTGCCGACATTCTTCATTTCGCCGTTCGCCGGTGTTTGGGCCGACCGCTATAACCGGAAGCGCCTGATCATCCTTTCCGACGGCATCACCGCGCTCTCGACCTTGGTGCTGATCCTGCTGTTCTTGGCGGGACAGCGTTCGATCTGGATCCTGCTGGCGACCTCGGCCATCCGCGCGGTCGGGGCAGGCATCCAGATGCCGGCGGTCGGCGCCATCCTGCCGCAGATCGTGCCGGAAAAGGAATTGACCCGGATCAACGGCCTCAACGGCAGTATCCAGGCCGTCGTCATGCTGGTTTCACCGATGATCAGCGGCGCGCTTTACCAATTTGCACCGATGGAGGGCATTTTCCTGATCGATATCGTGACGGCGGCTTTGGCGATCGCCATCCTTGTGTTCTTCCTGAAGGTCCCGACGCATGAAAAAGCCAGCCATGAACAGGTCAGCAATTACCTGCAGGACATGAAGCTCGGCTTCCGCTACATCCAAAACCATGCCTTCATCAAAAGGCTGTTCCTGTATTTCTCACTTGCCTTCTTCATGGCTGCACCGGTGTCGTTCCTGTCGCCGCTGCAGGTTGCGCGCTCATTCGGCGAGGATGTTTGGCGCTTGACGGCGATCGAAATCGCCTTTTCCATCGGCATGATCGGCGGTGGCCTCTGGATCGCGTCATGGGGCGGCTTCAAAAACCGGATCCATTCCATCGCATTTGCGATCGGGGCGATGGGCCTGTGCACTTTCGGGATGGGCGTGATTCCGAATTTCTGGATCTACCTCTTCCTGATGGGGCTCGTCGGTCTCGTTATCCCGCTCCTGAATGCGCCGAGCATGACGCTGCTGCAGGAAAAGGTCGAGGAAGATTTCCTTGGCCGCGTCTTCGGCGTCCAAAGCATGGTCGCAAGCTCGATGATGCCTTTAGGGATGCTGATCTTCGGACCGCTCGCTGACCGCATGGCGATCGAAATCCTGATGGCCGTATCGGGCGTGTTCCTTATGGTCGTGGCCTTCTTCGCCATCCGCGACCGAGTCCTGCTGGAAGCCGGGAAACCCGAACCTTCGGACACCGGAAAAGAATCAAACTAAAGACTGGAGCTGCCGCATCGGGCAGCTCTTTTTTGCGGTTGTCCGATATTTTGCGTTTATCGGACAAGCAATGCCATGCGTATACTGCGGATGTCCGATACTATGCGTTTATCGGACAAGCAGCATCTCATGTATACGGCGGATGTCCGATATTTTGCGTTTATCGGACAAGCAGCATCTCATGTATACGGCGGATGTACGATATTTTGCGTTTATCGGACAAGCAGCACCTCATGTATACGGCGGATGTCCGATACTTTGCGGTTATCGGACAAGCAGCACCTCATGTATACGGCAGATGTCCGATACTTTGCGTTTATCGGACAAGCAGCATCTCATGTATACGGCGGATGTCCGATACTTTGCGGTTATCGGACAAGCAGCATCCGCAGCACAGGGCGAACAGCAAAGACTGATTGTCGGTAAACCACAAAGAAGAACCCGTCCAAAATTCAGACGGGTTCTTCTTTATTACTATTATCAGTTTACAATCCGCATTTCAGCTGTGCGCCGCAGTTTGTGCAGGTGTTGCAGCCGCCCAGATCTTCGACCGTACCTTGACGGCAGATCGGGCAGGTGTCGCCGATTTCGTTGCCGATCGTGACATCGGTGGCCTCGAGATTGGTTATCGAATCAACCAGGAAAGTCTTGTCTTTGTTGATTTTGACGTGTTCCTTTTCTTCCTCGATTTGGCCTTCCTCATCCCATACGTTCTCTTCAGCTTTCAGTGTCAGCACCTGAGAATCACGGCTGCCGTCTACGTAGACCGTTCCGCCTTTGGCCCCGCCCAGATAAAGGCGCTCGTAGATTTTCTCGACTTGATCGACGGTGTAGCCTTTCGGCGCGTTCACCGTTTTCGAAATGGAGCTGTCGACCCAGCGCTGGATCGTCGTCTGCACATCGACGTGCTCCTCTGGGGCAAGCGTCATGGCCGCCACGAAGTAATCCGGCAACTGGTTCGGATCGGCGTTCGGATGACGATCCAGATATTCTTGGACGATATCCGCCTTCACTTCAATGAATTTGCCGAGACGGCCGCTCCGGTAATAGGTGAACGAGAAGTAGGGCTCCAAACCGGTGGAAACGCCGGCCATCGTACCTGTCGATCCGGTAGGCGCCACCGTCAAGAGGTGCGAGTTGCGGATGCCGTATTTCAGGACGCCATCACGGATGTGTTCCGGCATTTTTTTCATGTAGCCAGTGTTGATGAAACGCTCGCGCAGGATCTGCGTCTCTTTACCGGTCTGTCCGACCAGGAAGGGGAAGCTGCCGCGTGTTTTCGCCAACTCGATACTTTCCTCATAGGCCGCCACAGCGATCGTTTCGAACACTTGATCGATCAACTGCAGGCTTTCCAAGGAACCGTAGCGGACGCCGCAATAGATCAGCATGTCCGCCAAGCCCATGATCCCCAAGCCAATCCGTCGTTCGCCGAGCGCCTGTTTTTTGTTCTCCTCCAGGAAGTAAGGGGTGGAGTCGATGACATTGTCCTGCATATGGATGCCGGTGCGGACGGTCTGTTCCAATTTGGCGAAATCGACCATCTGCAGATCCTTGTTGACCATTTCGGCCAGGTTGACAGCGGCCAAGTTGCAGACAGAGTAGGCTGCCAAGGGTTGTTCGCCGCAAGGATTGGTTGCCACGACTTTTTGGCCATAAGCTGTTGCGTTCGTCATGTTGTTCGCGTTGTCGATGAAGAAGATGCCAGGCTCTGCCGCGTAAGTGGCGCAGACATTGATCAGTCTCCACAATTCACGGGCTTTGACGGTCCGGTAGGTGCGGACGGCATTGCCGGCAGCTTCCCAATCGCGGACATCGCCGCAGTTGGTCCATTCGGCATCATAGTGCGCCATCGCGTCCGCGTCGTAATGTTCGACATCCGGGAAACGCAGCGCATATTCTTCACCCCGCATCACGGCGTCCATGAAGTCGTCAGTGATGCAGACGGAGATGTTGGCGCCGGTCAGGAATTCAGGATTGTTGACGGTGTAGGTACCGCCGTCGCGCAGCTTTTTCTCGGCTTCATGGATGACCGATGCATCAAATCCGCCATGCCCCAGTATGTGTTTGTAGTTGACGATGCCGGTATACATGTTGATTTCTTTTGAAGAAAAAGGCGTGAAATGCAGTTTCTCCTTCGCCAGCATGCGGATCTGTTCATCTTCGAAGTTTTCGATGATGTAGCGGAGGATGCGCGGATTCTGCATCTTCGAAATGATGAATTCGAAGATATCCGGATGCCAGTCGGCCAGCATGATCATCTGGGCGCCACGACGGGAACCGCCTTGTTCGACCAAATGCGTCAATTTGGCGATGTCGTCCATCCAGGAAACGGAGCCTGAAGAGCGACCATTGACGCCTTTTACGATTGTGTGGCGCGGACGCAGCGTCGAACCATTCGAGCCGACACCGCCGCCACGGCTCATGATTTCCATGACTTTCTTGCGGTGATCGGAAATGCCACCGCGCGAGTCGGGCACGAAAGGCATGACGTAACAGTTGAAATAAGTCACATCGGTACCGGAGCCGGCGCCGTAGAGCACGCGCCCGGCCGGGATGAAGTTCAAGGCTTTTTGTTCTTCATAGAATTTCAGGAATGCTTCGTGGCGCAGTTCCGGCGTGATTTCGACCTCGGCCAAGCCATGGGCATTGCGCATCGCAATCTGTTCGTAGAAAAGCTCCAACGGTTTGTCCAACGTCAGAATCCGGCGCGTCACGATGCCGCCTTCCTCGACTTCAAAATCGTCGATATTCTGCTGATATTCCTCGGAAACTTTGATGCGGACAGTCTGATCCTTATGGTTGATGGAGAGGACAGTGCCGGTTCCTCGGGCCGGGTATTTCGGATCCTCCTTGACCGTCAAAATCACCAGATCCCCTTCGGACAAGGTCTCCTTGGTGGCATCCTTGTAGGAGTAGCGATCCAACATGACGAGGCGGGACACGCCTGCATACGTGACGTGCATATCTTCCGTGATCGGAAACACATGCGGAAACCGCTCGATATCCTTGTTCAATTTTTCGAATCCTGCTTTAAATGTGGTCTTTGTTGCATCCACAGTAATCACTCCCTTATTTATGGCGAAAACACTAGATGTTGTGCTGTGTTTTGTTTCTCATACCATATATATTAATTCTGTTCACCGGATAAATCAAGGGGAACAGTCGCGGATTTGACTTGTGGAAACGGATGAAAACGTTGTTTGGATGGGAGGGGATGCATTTGTAAGAATATATCGGCCAATAAGAAGAGGACGTTGTGCGTCGGAAAGGGGATGTCGGCTGTTACGCAAAGAATGAATGCCGAAAAGCCGAGACAGACGGTGGGCGTCGGCTGTTACGGAGGGGACGAATGCCTAACAGCCGAGACAAGGCGCATACGTCGGCTTTCGCGGAAAAAATGAATCTCGAACAGCCGAGAGGGCAAGCCATTATCTGGATCCGCCCCCCCAGCAAACCACAGCAAATCCGTCCACGCAAGTAATGCGAAACAGTACCCGTTCAGCCCTCGCGAAAGCTATAATAAAAGCAGAAAGAACAACAAAAGAAAGGAGTCCGAGCATGAATAACGATAAAGAACGTTTCGCGGACATGATTCGGCATTCGCAACGCATCGTCGCCTTCACTGGCGCGGGCATCAGCACGGAGAGCGGCATCCCGGATTTCCGTTCGGCGGGCGGGATGTTCGACAGGCTGAGCGGCCGCCATTTCACTGGCGAGGAGACGCTCAGCATCGGCTTCCTGGAGACGTATCCCGAGCTTTTCTTCCGCAATTATGCGGAGCATTTCGATTTTTCGCAGGCGCTCCCGAACGCCGCGCACCGCTTCTTTGCGGCGCTCGAACGGACAGGCAAAAATGTCACTGTCGTCACCCAGAACATCGACAATCTGCACCAGATTGCCGGCAGCAGCGCAATCATCGAACTGCACGGAAACGGAACGAGATGGCGGACGTCCGACACTGCGGAGCCCGCCGATGCCACCGAGATCAGGATGGACGCGGAAGGCATCCAGCGCGATCCCCAAGGCCGGATGGTGCGGCCCGATATCGTTCTCTACGGCGAAATGCTCGACGAAGATGCGATGGAGCGCGCTGCCGCAGCGATCGGCGCGGCGGACATGCTTGTCGTCATCGGCACATCGTTGGCCGTCTACCCGGCCGCGAGCTTCGTCCATTATTTCAAAGGCCCTTACGCCGTGCTGCTGAACCGGACGCCCGTGCCGCAGTCGCTGACCTTCCAATTGGCCGTCCAGACAGATGCGGGCGCCTTTTTGGCGGAAGTCTGGGAAGATTTTTTTTGAGAAATGAACAATCAACGCTTTAATTAAAAATGGAAGTCCTGAAAGGGGAAATCGTTATGCCGAAGCTGAGTCAGCTGGCGAGATATCTGGTCTATTCCTACGAAAACCATACGGCAGCCCGGTTCGGCGACAATGAGCTGAAGCTGCAGACGATGCTCTATTTCGCGCAGCGGGAATGTCTGGCATTGGTCGGAGAGCCGTTGTTCGGGGAAAGTTTCGAAGGCTGGGAAGAGGGGCCGGTGCTGCCAGAACTGCATTTCTTTTTTGAGGAAGGCTATGATCCGTTTGAACCGTTGGAGACGAAAAAATTGACGGAACGCGAACAGTTCATCCTCGACCGCATCGTCTTTGCGTACGGGCAGTACGAAGGTTGGTACTTGTTAGAGTTGGCGCGCCGCGAAGCATCCTGGCGCAACAGCAGACTAGGAGTCGCGGCAGAAGCGACCGAACCCAAACTGCTGGAACTCGAGGATATCCGCGAGGATGCAAAAAAAGTGCGGCTGTATGACACGTTGTTTGACGTTTACCTGGATGAACTGGAGGATTTCGAAGGGGAGGTGCTGGAGCCATGAACGAAACGCAAACCTACATCGGAGCCATCGTGAAGACACGCTTTGCCTATCATGATCTCGAAAAGAACACAATCGCCTTCAAGTCGCGCCCATTCCTGATCATCGGTGCGGAATATGATACGCTGCCGTGCGACTTCACGGCTTTTCCGATTTCAAAAGTGTCCGCCAGCCAGAACATCGATCCCGTCCACGACATCAAAGTCGAAAAAGAACGTTATCCCAAACTGAGCCTGAATGCGGAAGTCTCCTACATCCGCGTCCATAAAATCCAGACGATCCACAGCTCGCAGCTTGCAATCGGAATCCTGTCCCCATTGAGCGAAGCCTACCCAAATCTCTATACGGAAATAAAGGCGGCTTACCGGGATTTTTCCGGCGGGCTATTCTGACTGAGCGGAGCTGCGACCCCAGACAGGAATTTACCACGAAAAAAACACCCCAGCATAGCGGCGGCCCATGATGGAGCCTCCGTTCTAAGCGGGGGTGTTCTACAAGCGTTTATGCAAACTCAGCGACGTGTGCTGAAGCTTTCAGTCTATTTCACGCCATTTCCCTTTGTCGGGAAAGCAGCGACAACAGCGCCGTCTGCATCACTGAAAACGACTTGTTTAGAAGTCACAGTGACAGTGATATCCAATACAGCAGCAGTTGCAGTAAGCTCAGCCAGGATGGCTTGTTTATCAGCTTTCGTAAGCTGATTCATGCTTTTCGCTCCACGTGCAGTCACGACAGCTTGTGCATTATTTATGTGGACAATGATTTGATCCGCTTCTTCAGCAGGCACATCATGGGACCGTAAATAATTTTTTGCTTGCTGCACATAATTGGATGGTAGATTGGTGGCTACCAAAGTTTTGATGATATCATTTTCAGTTGCAGCAGCAACATGCGCTTGCGCTCCGAAGAACAAGACGAATGCGAACAAAAGAGATACAATAACTTTTTTCATATTTTTCACCTCCTTTCAATGCATCTGCCCGGATGCTGAATCAGTAATGCTCCATTTCGGCCGTATAGGCACGATTTTGGCGGTAGGCCGCTCGCTTGGCTTTGCTGATCAGATTGTAGCAAACAAGGCAGGCTGTCCCCAAAAAGAAGGCCAGTGCCCCGAAGAGCAGCAAGAATGCAGTGTAATGCATAGCCAGCGTGCGCAGGGCGGTGTTGATATAATCCGCTGAAATGCTGATGCGCTGCGGAATCTTAAGGCTCAACGCCACGATTGTTGGGATGATGACGAAGGCCGATCCTGAAACCATGCTGCTGCCGATCCAAATCAGGGAGCGGTGAGGCAGTTTCCAGTTCAAGCAGACTAACATCCCGGCAATCAATAAGAAGGCCAACGGCACGAGATAGAAATAAGCAAGAACGGTTTGCAGCATTTTCCGGAAGGTCTGGAATTGCGGGTAAGCAATGACGTTATCCAGATTGAGCAACATCGTATGGCTGCCGACAATGGCGGCGGCTTCATCAATAACAGCAGCTGTTTGCGCTTGCAAGCTTTCATCGAACGGCTGGTTATGGTCTGCGGCATAATTCTCAACATAAGCCGTAACGGGTTCCACGAATAGGCTTCGAGAAGTCTTCGTTGCGTACGTTGCATCGGGGTCAATCAGATAGTTGAGCGCTTGTTCATTGTTCGTGCGGGCAAGCTGTCGCAAGCCATATGGGTTTATCGCAGCTTCGACGAAGACTTCCTCAGGTAGGGACGTTTCCAAGCTCAACGTCTTGAATTTAGCGGATAGACTTTCCTCTATTTGAGTGTAGTAGGGGCTGTCTTCCAACTGCTGATTGAGGTCGCTTGCGTTCATCAGGACTTGCTTCATGAAGATGACTCCGATAAATGCAACCACTACAAACATCAGCAGAAAGCTGAGGATGAATCTGCCGATTTTTTTTATGTTTCGCATCACGAGGCTCCTTCAAAAGTGATTTCCGACAGGGACTTGCCTTCGACCAATTTTGCGGTCACGACATATCTGTCAGGGGTGTTACCGATGTAGTCGAAAGGATAATAAGTGTACAAGGTCAAAATCTGCTCTTCGGAAGGTGCCAGAATACTATCATCGGTATTGCTCTTGATTTCGATGTTGCTGATTTCATACACATAAGTTCCGTAGGTCAGTTCCAGGCGGATAGCATCGCCGATTTGTGCTTCGCCCAGCGTCTTGAAGACGGTATTGGTATGACCGGTGATGACTGTGTTTCCGATATCTCCTGGAAAAACGGACCCGTAATAGTGGCCGGCGCCATCCAACAATTGCGTTTCATCGTCGCCGACGAAAACTGGCGAGCTGATGCCCGCCGCATCCACACGCAGCGTGCCGTATTCATCCCCGTATTCCGGAAAAGAGAGTGGGGTCAATGTGGTCGTCTCTTCCGCAATCACACTGCTGTCGCTCAGATTCGTACGGGCGATTGCGACTTCTTGCGGCAAAAACATCCGCGACATGTAAAAAGCGTAAGAAATATCATCGAAAAAAGCCCAAGAAAGCAGCGTGATGCCGGATACGAACAGCATTACCGGGATGCCGATCAGCGCAGCGATTCTCCGCCGCTTTGCCCGATTTTTTTGACTTATTTTATTTTTCATCATTCCACTCCATTCATTTCAGATACGTGTTGAAAATATAGAAGGAAACAGAACGCGCCGTTTCATTTTCAAATCCTGTATTATTATTTCATGGACAACATGCTTCCAGCCGATTATAGTCTTATAGGAATATAGCCGACTTCAACCGTAGTCGCATGAAAGCAAAGACAAAAAAAGCGCGATAAAAATCAGTCCGAATGATTTTCATCGCGCTTTTTTTGGGGTATACCGGATTCAATCCGAACCGTGGGTATATCGTTTTCTGATTACACTGATCTCTATTTTGGCGCTGACGGTGTTGCATTCAGACTAACACCTGATGAGGACTCCAAATCAACGCATAATTGAGGGAAACAAGTTGATTTCGACAAAACAAACTGCCGACACTCCCGAAATGGGGTGCCGGCAGTTTGTTGGACAATATTAAAAGTTTTTAAGGAGAATGGGGGATTCGAACCCCCGCGCGCCTTTCGACACCTAACGCATTTCGAGTGCGTCCTCTTCAGCCGGACTTGAGTAATTCTCCATAAGTGACATTATAGCGCTTTTCAGGCGATCAGAAAAGAGGAATTTAAAAAAAAGTAACGAAAATGCGGAAAACCATTGGGAATCGGCCCAACTCAACTGGAGCGCTATGCGAGAAAAGTGAAAGGTATTCTTCCTAGGGAGATTAAATTATGGTAATATGAAAACCTATGTACTCATTTTATTGTAACTTTTGCATACTTCAGGAGGAATTTGAATTGTATAAATTAATGAATCATTGGTACAAGCTGAGCCTTGTCAAACGCATCATCGCCGGCCTTATCATCGGTATCATCCTTGCCGTAACCGTTCCGGATGCTGCTAAGCCGATCACCATTTTTGGCACTCTGTTTGTCGGTGCTTTAAAAGCGGTCGCGCCGATTTTGGTCTTTTTCTTGGTTGCATCCGCTATTTCGCAGCACCGAAAAGGCCAACAGACGAACATGAAATCCGTCATCGGACTCTACCTATTAGGAACCTTATCGGCGGCGCTCGTAGCCGTGATCATGAGTTTCCTCTTCCCGGTGACTTTGACATTGGGTACAGGTGTCGAGGATATCGCCGCACCAGGTGGGGTGGTGGAAGTCCTCAAGGCGTTGCTTCTGAATGTCGTGGATAATCCGATCAAGGCGCTCTACAACGCCAATTACATCGGTATCCTGACATGGGCCCTCATGCTTGGGTTCACGCTGAAGAATGCCGCAGCTTCAACCAAGCTGATGCTTTCAAATGTTTCTGATGCACTGACGGAAATGGTCAGGATCGTCATTGCCTTCGCACCCTTAGGGATTATGGGGCTCGTATTCGATGCCATCGCGACAAGCGGAATCGGCGCTCTGCTGGGCTACGGCAAACTGCTTGCGGTGCTGATCGGTTGTATGCTGTTCATCGCTTTGATCGTCAACCCGCTCATCGTCTACGTCTATATCCGTTCCAATCCGTATCCGCTCGTCCTCAGATGCTTGAGGGAAAGTGGCATCACCGCTTTCTTCACAAGAAGCTCCGCCGCGAACATTCCTGTGAACATGACGTTGTGTGATGACCTGGGACTGGACAGGGACACTTACTCCGTATCCATTCCGCTGGGCGCGACCATCAATATGGCCGGGGCGGCAGTGACGATTTCCGTCCTTACCTTGGCGGCGGTCAACACGCTTGGAATTCCTGTGGATTTCGGTACAGCCTTGATCCTCAGCATCCTGGCAGCGGTCAGCGCTTGCGGGGCATCTGGTGTTGCCGGGGGTTCCCTGCTTCTGATTCCACTTGCGGCAAGTCTGTTCGGCATTCCGAATGATGTGGCTATGCAAGTAGTCGGTGTCGGTTTCATCATCGGTGTCCTGCAGGATTCATTCGAGACAGCCCTTAACTCATCGACGGATGTCCTCTTCACTGCGACAGCTGAATTCGCGAAGAGACGCAAGGAAGCCAGCAAAGCCTGATCAAAGATAAAATAGCAAAAAAAAGAGGCTGTATCAGAACCAGAACAGAAATTTCTGGCTTTGACACAGCTTTTTTGTATGTTCGTATTCGGAGATTCCCCGCCAAAACTCATTTGGCGGGGCAAAAAGCCCCAGTGCAACACGAGATTCCCCGCAAAAACTCATTTGGCGGGGCAAAAAGTCCCAGTGCAGCACGAGATTCCCCGCCAAAACTCATTTGGCGGGGAAGCCAACCGCCAACCGCCAACCCGCAAATAAGAGCTGCCTCATTTAAGAGACAGCTCTTTGAAATTCAAGAACTATTCGGATCAGTCTTCTGTCCCCAAAATCTGGTTGATTTCTTGTGAAAGCAAGTCTGCTTTGCCTCCGAATACGGCTTGGATGCCGCCTTGAACTTCGAAAACAGCAGTTGCTCCGAGCTTCTTGATGGCATTTTGATCAACAATCGAACCGTCCTTCACGGAAACACGCAGACGGGTTGCGCAAGCAGTTACGGATTCGATATTCGCTTCATTTCCTAATGCTTCAATGATAATATGCGCTTCATCGTTCAAGGTAGAAGCCTTACCGGAAGCCGCAACCGGAATGCTTGCGTCAGATTCTGACTCATCCATACCAGGCACCATCACTTTGAATTTCGTGATCAGGAAGCGGAAGACGAAGTAATAGATCAATGCCCAAACGATTCCGACCGGGATTACCCAGATCCAGTTTGTTTTGGCGTTGCCTTGCAGCGGACCGAAAAGGAAGAAGTCGATGAATCCGCCCGAGAAAGTATTTCCGATACGGATGCTCAACAAGTCAGCAACGAAGAAGGAAACGCCGTCAAGGAAGGCATGCACCACATACAACCAAGGTGCGACGAACAAGAACATATATTCAAGTGGT contains these protein-coding regions:
- a CDS encoding MFS transporter, with the protein product MEYEKWQRQTALFLGSQTISLFGSSLVQYAIFWYLTLETKSGVIMTLSTIFGFLPTFFISPFAGVWADRYNRKRLIILSDGITALSTLVLILLFLAGQRSIWILLATSAIRAVGAGIQMPAVGAILPQIVPEKELTRINGLNGSIQAVVMLVSPMISGALYQFAPMEGIFLIDIVTAALAIAILVFFLKVPTHEKASHEQVSNYLQDMKLGFRYIQNHAFIKRLFLYFSLAFFMAAPVSFLSPLQVARSFGEDVWRLTAIEIAFSIGMIGGGLWIASWGGFKNRIHSIAFAIGAMGLCTFGMGVIPNFWIYLFLMGLVGLVIPLLNAPSMTLLQEKVEEDFLGRVFGVQSMVASSMMPLGMLIFGPLADRMAIEILMAVSGVFLMVVAFFAIRDRVLLEAGKPEPSDTGKESN
- a CDS encoding type II toxin-antitoxin system antitoxin SocA domain-containing protein, encoding MPKLSQLARYLVYSYENHTAARFGDNELKLQTMLYFAQRECLALVGEPLFGESFEGWEEGPVLPELHFFFEEGYDPFEPLETKKLTEREQFILDRIVFAYGQYEGWYLLELARREASWRNSRLGVAAEATEPKLLELEDIREDAKKVRLYDTLFDVYLDELEDFEGEVLEP
- a CDS encoding NAD-dependent protein deacylase — protein: MRNSTRSALAKAIIKAERTTKERSPSMNNDKERFADMIRHSQRIVAFTGAGISTESGIPDFRSAGGMFDRLSGRHFTGEETLSIGFLETYPELFFRNYAEHFDFSQALPNAAHRFFAALERTGKNVTVVTQNIDNLHQIAGSSAIIELHGNGTRWRTSDTAEPADATEIRMDAEGIQRDPQGRMVRPDIVLYGEMLDEDAMERAAAAIGAADMLVVIGTSLAVYPAASFVHYFKGPYAVLLNRTPVPQSLTFQLAVQTDAGAFLAEVWEDFF
- a CDS encoding vitamin B12-dependent ribonucleotide reductase, which codes for MDATKTTFKAGFEKLNKDIERFPHVFPITEDMHVTYAGVSRLVMLDRYSYKDATKETLSEGDLVILTVKEDPKYPARGTGTVLSINHKDQTVRIKVSEEYQQNIDDFEVEEGGIVTRRILTLDKPLELFYEQIAMRNAHGLAEVEITPELRHEAFLKFYEEQKALNFIPAGRVLYGAGSGTDVTYFNCYVMPFVPDSRGGISDHRKKVMEIMSRGGGVGSNGSTLRPRHTIVKGVNGRSSGSVSWMDDIAKLTHLVEQGGSRRGAQMIMLADWHPDIFEFIISKMQNPRILRYIIENFEDEQIRMLAKEKLHFTPFSSKEINMYTGIVNYKHILGHGGFDASVIHEAEKKLRDGGTYTVNNPEFLTGANISVCITDDFMDAVMRGEEYALRFPDVEHYDADAMAHYDAEWTNCGDVRDWEAAGNAVRTYRTVKARELWRLINVCATYAAEPGIFFIDNANNMTNATAYGQKVVATNPCGEQPLAAYSVCNLAAVNLAEMVNKDLQMVDFAKLEQTVRTGIHMQDNVIDSTPYFLEENKKQALGERRIGLGIMGLADMLIYCGVRYGSLESLQLIDQVFETIAVAAYEESIELAKTRGSFPFLVGQTGKETQILRERFINTGYMKKMPEHIRDGVLKYGIRNSHLLTVAPTGSTGTMAGVSTGLEPYFSFTYYRSGRLGKFIEVKADIVQEYLDRHPNADPNQLPDYFVAAMTLAPEEHVDVQTTIQRWVDSSISKTVNAPKGYTVDQVEKIYERLYLGGAKGGTVYVDGSRDSQVLTLKAEENVWDEEGQIEEEKEHVKINKDKTFLVDSITNLEATDVTIGNEIGDTCPICRQGTVEDLGGCNTCTNCGAQLKCGL
- a CDS encoding class D sortase, which codes for MKNKISQKNRAKRRRIAALIGIPVMLFVSGITLLSWAFFDDISYAFYMSRMFLPQEVAIARTNLSDSSVIAEETTTLTPLSFPEYGDEYGTLRVDAAGISSPVFVGDDETQLLDGAGHYYGSVFPGDIGNTVITGHTNTVFKTLGEAQIGDAIRLELTYGTYVYEISNIEIKSNTDDSILAPSEEQILTLYTYYPFDYIGNTPDRYVVTAKLVEGKSLSEITFEGAS
- the sstT gene encoding serine/threonine transporter SstT; this translates as MYKLMNHWYKLSLVKRIIAGLIIGIILAVTVPDAAKPITIFGTLFVGALKAVAPILVFFLVASAISQHRKGQQTNMKSVIGLYLLGTLSAALVAVIMSFLFPVTLTLGTGVEDIAAPGGVVEVLKALLLNVVDNPIKALYNANYIGILTWALMLGFTLKNAAASTKLMLSNVSDALTEMVRIVIAFAPLGIMGLVFDAIATSGIGALLGYGKLLAVLIGCMLFIALIVNPLIVYVYIRSNPYPLVLRCLRESGITAFFTRSSAANIPVNMTLCDDLGLDRDTYSVSIPLGATINMAGAAVTISVLTLAAVNTLGIPVDFGTALILSILAAVSACGASGVAGGSLLLIPLAASLFGIPNDVAMQVVGVGFIIGVLQDSFETALNSSTDVLFTATAEFAKRRKEASKA